In Gemmata obscuriglobus, a single genomic region encodes these proteins:
- the dnaG gene encoding DNA primase, which yields MPSDPVELTKQIKAASDIVAVVGSYINIVPAGKIFKAVCPFHNDTRPSLDIDPHRQRYKCWSCGAQGDVFAFVQNHEKVGFREARAILAAKAGIKLDEQQSPQDHHRTRLLEVMRWAQAKYAYQYLEGDLGEEARKYMGARKLSGKTTRDFGIGFAPINGDWLVKLALAEGVPTDTLVEVGLLAARDGQRGYYDRFRDRVMFPIKDVRGQVVGFGGRIMPNNPLAARGPKYYNSAETPLFHKKELLYGLDLARHANAGYLAVVEGYTDVMMAHQCGVPQVVATMGTALNPQHVAQLSRYAPKVVLLYDADAGGFAGVDRALEMFVSQDVELAVATLPDGLDPCDLLVKPGGTETFKEVLTSAADALDFKLNKLLERDPNPSVETKRRIADDILGVMASAPPMPGAAAQMKRELIVTRIAHRLGFKQETMWVRFGELRKDHEQKQREAQQKEQEGHRDGGRPTVTVRPDAVLPTTERPRGASKAGPAVAAERQLVELLLSDPLLVPVAAARLAPDEITHTGLRRILSELYGVHAAGGVPDLESLRERLADREDLFEVSQKLQFVGQQMQDREQWLARLLKRFAEMKAEAEARRAKEQLAGASDDEAIELLRRIQQTQQRPPKRGDNAGGPQPDAPAA from the coding sequence GTGCCGTCCGACCCGGTGGAGCTAACCAAACAGATCAAGGCCGCCAGCGACATTGTCGCTGTCGTCGGCTCGTACATCAACATCGTTCCGGCCGGCAAGATCTTCAAAGCCGTCTGCCCGTTCCACAACGACACCCGCCCGTCGCTCGACATCGACCCGCACCGCCAGCGGTACAAGTGCTGGTCGTGCGGCGCCCAGGGGGACGTGTTCGCGTTCGTCCAGAACCACGAGAAGGTCGGGTTCCGTGAGGCCCGGGCCATACTCGCGGCGAAGGCCGGAATCAAGCTCGACGAGCAACAGTCGCCGCAGGACCACCACCGCACCCGGCTGCTGGAGGTGATGCGCTGGGCGCAGGCCAAGTACGCCTACCAGTACCTCGAAGGCGACCTGGGCGAAGAGGCCCGCAAGTACATGGGGGCGCGGAAGCTCTCGGGCAAGACCACCCGCGACTTCGGCATCGGCTTCGCCCCCATCAACGGCGACTGGCTCGTGAAACTGGCCCTCGCCGAAGGGGTCCCGACCGACACGCTCGTCGAGGTCGGGCTGCTCGCGGCCCGCGACGGCCAGCGCGGGTACTACGACCGGTTCCGCGACCGGGTCATGTTCCCGATCAAGGACGTGCGCGGGCAGGTGGTCGGGTTCGGCGGCCGGATCATGCCGAACAACCCGTTGGCCGCCCGCGGACCGAAGTACTACAACTCGGCGGAAACGCCGCTGTTCCACAAGAAGGAGCTGCTCTACGGGCTGGACCTCGCCCGCCACGCCAACGCCGGCTACCTCGCGGTCGTGGAGGGCTACACGGACGTGATGATGGCCCACCAGTGCGGCGTGCCGCAGGTGGTCGCCACGATGGGCACCGCGCTCAACCCCCAGCACGTCGCACAGCTCAGCCGCTACGCGCCGAAGGTGGTGCTGCTGTACGACGCCGACGCCGGCGGGTTCGCGGGCGTGGACCGCGCGCTCGAGATGTTCGTCTCGCAGGACGTCGAACTCGCGGTCGCCACCCTGCCCGACGGGCTGGACCCGTGCGACCTGCTGGTGAAGCCCGGCGGGACCGAAACATTTAAAGAGGTACTGACATCCGCCGCGGACGCGTTAGATTTTAAATTGAACAAGCTGCTCGAGCGGGACCCGAACCCGTCGGTCGAGACCAAGCGGCGGATCGCCGACGACATCCTGGGCGTCATGGCGTCCGCCCCCCCGATGCCCGGGGCCGCGGCCCAGATGAAGCGGGAGCTGATCGTCACCCGGATCGCCCACCGGCTCGGCTTCAAGCAGGAAACGATGTGGGTGCGGTTCGGCGAGCTGCGCAAGGACCACGAGCAGAAGCAGCGCGAGGCGCAGCAGAAGGAACAGGAGGGGCACCGCGACGGCGGCCGCCCGACGGTCACAGTTCGCCCCGACGCGGTCCTGCCGACGACCGAGCGGCCCCGCGGCGCGTCGAAGGCCGGCCCGGCGGTGGCGGCCGAGCGCCAGTTGGTCGAGCTGCTGCTCAGCGACCCGCTGCTGGTGCCGGTCGCGGCGGCCCGGCTGGCGCCCGACGAGATCACGCACACCGGGCTGCGGCGCATCCTCTCCGAGCTGTACGGGGTGCATGCGGCGGGCGGCGTGCCCGACCTCGAAAGCCTCCGCGAGCGGCTCGCCGACCGCGAGGACCTGTTCGAGGTGTCCCAGAAGCTCCAGTTCGTCGGCCAGCAGATGCAGGACCGCGAGCAGTGGCTGGCCCGGCTGCTCAAGCGGTTCGCGGAGATGAAGGCCGAGGCCGAGGCCCGCCGGGCCAAAGAGCAGCTCGCCGGCGCGAGCGACGACGAGGCGATCGAGCTGCTGCGGCGCATCCAGCAGACGCAGCAGCGGCCGCCCAAGCGGGGCGACAACGCGGGCGGCCCGCAGCCGGACGCGCCGGCGGCCTGA
- a CDS encoding Gfo/Idh/MocA family protein has protein sequence MARNFNRRQVLGAGAAALGYLYLAPAVSAARVYRANEKLRVAGIGVGGKGSSDIDQAGNLMDVIALCDINDGNLAAKAKKWPEAKTFADYRKLYDDAALLKSIDAVVVSTADHSHAQASILAMRAGKHVYCQKPLTHDVYEAHLMRTEAAKAKVCTQMGNQGTAANGLRRAAELLRAGELGDVTAVHVWTNRPAGYWKQAPDVSDAKPPAKGSVPKGIHWDEFLGVAPDREFANGIHGFAWRGFWDYGTGAIGDMACHTANMAFMGLRLAHPTKVSATAGDVNPLTCPSWANVVIEFPKRGDLAPVTLNWYEGKKDGKKVLPPDELVAKALEISGAKKLVDSGSIIVGTKGFAYSPDDYGANVFFSTGKKTGNDTKPETLPVNNKGDQGQKDEWVAAIKAGKPEMALANFDYGGLLTAAFLLGNVAIRTGKSFNFDGEKCAADIKEAAPLIRRTYRKGWDLIGYNA, from the coding sequence ATGGCCCGCAACTTCAACCGTCGTCAGGTGCTCGGCGCCGGCGCCGCCGCTCTCGGCTACCTGTACCTCGCGCCCGCGGTTTCGGCCGCCCGCGTCTACCGCGCCAACGAGAAGCTCCGCGTCGCGGGCATCGGCGTCGGCGGCAAGGGCTCCAGCGACATCGATCAGGCCGGCAACCTGATGGACGTCATCGCGCTCTGCGACATCAACGACGGCAACCTGGCCGCGAAGGCCAAGAAGTGGCCGGAGGCCAAGACGTTCGCCGACTACCGCAAGCTGTACGACGACGCGGCGCTGCTGAAGAGCATCGACGCGGTCGTGGTCAGCACCGCGGACCACTCCCACGCCCAGGCCAGCATCCTGGCCATGCGGGCCGGCAAGCACGTCTACTGTCAGAAGCCGCTGACGCACGACGTGTACGAGGCGCACCTGATGCGGACCGAGGCCGCCAAGGCCAAGGTCTGCACCCAGATGGGGAACCAGGGCACCGCGGCCAACGGGCTGCGCCGCGCCGCCGAACTGCTCCGCGCCGGCGAACTCGGCGACGTGACCGCGGTCCACGTGTGGACCAACCGCCCGGCGGGCTACTGGAAGCAGGCGCCGGACGTGAGCGACGCCAAGCCGCCCGCCAAGGGGAGCGTGCCCAAGGGGATCCACTGGGACGAGTTCCTCGGCGTGGCCCCGGACCGCGAGTTCGCCAACGGCATCCACGGGTTCGCGTGGCGCGGGTTCTGGGACTACGGCACCGGGGCCATCGGCGACATGGCCTGCCACACCGCCAACATGGCGTTCATGGGGCTGCGGCTGGCGCACCCGACGAAGGTGTCGGCCACGGCCGGCGACGTGAACCCGCTCACCTGCCCGAGCTGGGCGAACGTGGTCATCGAGTTCCCGAAGCGCGGGGACCTGGCGCCGGTCACGCTGAACTGGTACGAGGGCAAGAAGGACGGGAAGAAGGTCCTGCCGCCCGACGAACTGGTCGCGAAGGCGCTGGAGATCTCGGGCGCCAAGAAGCTCGTGGACAGCGGGTCCATCATCGTCGGCACGAAGGGCTTCGCGTACTCGCCCGACGACTACGGCGCGAACGTGTTCTTCAGCACCGGGAAGAAGACCGGGAACGACACCAAGCCGGAAACGCTGCCGGTGAACAACAAGGGCGACCAGGGGCAGAAGGACGAGTGGGTCGCGGCGATCAAGGCCGGGAAGCCGGAGATGGCGCTGGCCAACTTCGATTACGGCGGGCTGCTGACCGCCGCGTTCCTGCTCGGGAACGTCGCCATCCGCACCGGCAAGTCGTTCAACTTCGACGGCGAGAAGTGCGCCGCCGACATCAAGGAAGCCGCCCCGCTGATCCGCCGCACCTACCGCAAGGGCTGGGACCTGATCGGCTACAACGCGTGA